One segment of Rosa chinensis cultivar Old Blush chromosome 6, RchiOBHm-V2, whole genome shotgun sequence DNA contains the following:
- the LOC112171356 gene encoding mannan endo-1,4-beta-mannosidase 7 codes for MKNWGLLFCALLLLQNQGILFQLVEAEDGFVKTKGVQFILNGIPYYAHGFNAYWLMYIASDPSQRNLVSSAFQQASKNGLTIARTWAFNDAGYRALQNSPGSYNEQTFQGLDFVVSEARKYGIKLVLSLVNSYENFGGRKQYVEWARSQAQQSINSEDDFYTNSVVKGYYKNHIKTVLTRRNSLTGVAYKDEPTIMAWELMNEPRCTSDPSGKTIQAWITEMASYLKSIDGSHLLEAGLEGFYGESKQQTNPKYFEVGTDFMANNQIPGIDFATVHSYPDQWLTGSSYEDQVSFLSSWVNDHIQDAQNILHKPVLFAEFGRSLKESGYTTSQRDQIFSTVYSAIYSSARGGGAAVGGLFWQLLAEGMDSFQDGYGVVLSESSSTVSIIAEESHRLNKIRKMYARLRNIDKWKRARDTRRAQWWSGNKVNDTGN; via the exons ATGAAGAATTGGGGTCTGCTTTTCTGTGCTCTtctgcttcttcaaaatcaggGAATTCTTTTCCAGCTAGTAGAAGCAGAAGATGGGTTTGTGAAAACCAAAGGAGTCCAGTTTATCCTGAATGGAATCCCTTATTATGCACATGGATTCAATGCTTACTGGTTAATGTACATAGCCTCTGACCCATCTCAGAGAAACCTTGTCTCCTCTGCCTTTCAACAAGCTTCCAAAAATGGCCTCACAATTGCAAGAACTTGGGCTTTCAACGATGCTGGTTACAGAGCCTTACAGAACTCTCCCGGCTCCTACAACGAGCAAACTTTCCAG GGGTTGGATTTTGTGGTATCTGAGGCAAGAAAGTATGGGATAAAGTTGGTGCTGAGTTTGGTGAATAGCTATGAGAACTTTGGAGGCAGGAAACAGTACGTGGAATGGGCAAGAAGCCAAGCACAGCAGTCTATAAATTCTGAGGATGATTTCTACACCAACTCTGTTGTGAAAGGCTACTACAAAAATCATATCAAG ACTGTACTCACGAGAAGGAATAGTCTCACTGGAGTTGCTTACAAAGATGAACCGACTATTATGGCTTGGGAGCTGATGAATGAACCAAGATGCACTTCTGATCCATCAGGAAAAACCATTCAG GCTTGGATTACAGAGATGGCATCTTACTTGAAATCTATTGATGGAAGTCACTTGCTAGAAGCTGGTCTTGAAGGCTTTTATGGAGAATCAAAGCAGCAAACTAATCCAAAATATTTTGAAGTTGGAACAGATTTTATGGCAAACAATCAGATTCCTGGGATTGACTTTGCCACTGTTCACTCATACCCTGACCAATG GTTAACCGGGTCAAGTTACGAAGACCAAGTCTCTTTCTTGAGCAGTTGGGTCAATGATCACATCCAAGATGCACAGAACATTCTTCATAAGCCAGTTCTCTTTGCTGAGTTTGGAAGGTCTTTAAAAGAGTCGGGCTACACCACCAGCCAACGTGACCAGATTTTCAGCACTGTCTACTCGGCTATCTACTCGTCTGCTAGGGGTGGAGGCGCAGCTGTTGGTGGCTTGTTCTGGCAACTTCTAGCTGAAGGAATGGACTCTTTTCAAGACGGGTACGGGGTAGTGTTGAGTGAGAGCTCCTCAACTGTTAGTATAATTGCTGAGGAGTCTCATAGGCTTAACAAGATTCGGAAGATGTATGCCAGGCTGAGAAACATTGACAAGTGGAAGCGAGCAAGGGATACCAGAAGGGCACAATGGTGGTCTGGAAATAAGGTTAATGATACAGGAAACTGA
- the LOC112171355 gene encoding glucose-1-phosphate adenylyltransferase large subunit, chloroplastic/amyloplastic — protein MDSCCATLKANALPVKVREGGLRNQGNGFWGESIRGSLKSRDLSTQLLKSLKSERKIKPGVTHSILTSPDISQDNVTFQAPLFETPKADPKNVASIILGGGAGTRLFPLTSKRAKPAVPIGGCYRLIDIPMSNCINSGIKKIFILTQFNSFSLNRHLARTYNFGDGMNFGDGFVEVLAATQTPGEAGKKWFQGTADAVRQFIWVFEDAKNKNVEHIVILSGDHLYRMNYLDFVQKHIDTNADITVSCIPMDETRASDYGLMKIDQSGRIVHFAEKPKGIDLEAMQVDTTVLGLSELDAMTNPYIASMGVYVFRTDVLLKLLRFSYPSSNDFGSEIIPAAVREHNVQAYLFNDYWEDIGTVKSFFDANLALTEQPPKFEFNDPKTPFYTSPRFLPPTKVEKCRIMDAIISHGCFLRECSVQHSIVGVRSRLEYGVELKDTMMMGADYYQTEEEIASLLADGKVPVGVGENTKIWNCIIDKNAKIGRNVVITNADGVEEAERAEEGFYIRSGITVVLKNATINDGTII, from the exons ATGGATTCTTGCTGTGCGACTCTGAAGGCTAATGCCCTTCCTGTTAAAGTCAGAGAAGGAGGTCTTAGGAACCAAGGTAATGGCTTTTGGGGTGAGAGTATCAGAGGGAGTCTGAAAAGCAGAGATTTGAGTACCCAATTGTTGAAAAGCTTGAAATCTGAAAGAAAGATCAAGCCTGGTGTGACACACTCTATTCTTACCTCTCCTGATATCAGCCAAGATAATGTG ACATTTCAGGCACCATTATTTGAGACTCCAAAAGCTGACCCAAAGAATGTTGCTTCTATCATTTTGGGTGGAGGTGCTGGAACTCGACTATTTCCACTCACCAGCAAAAGAGCCAAGCCAGCG GTTCCAATTGGAGGGTGTTACAGGCTTATTGATATCCCAATGAGTAATTGCATTAATAGTGGCATCAAAAAGATATTCATACTAACACAATTCAACTCTTTCTCACTCAATCGCCACCTTGCTCGTACTTACAATTTTGGAGATGGTATGAATTTCGGAGATGGTTTTGTGGAG GTTTTAGCAGCCACACAAACACCGGGAGAAGCTGGGAAAAAATGGTTTCAAGGAACAGCTGATGCTGTGAGACAATTTATATGGGTGTTTGAG GATGCTAAGAACAAAAATGTTGAGCATATAGTGATATTATCCGGCGATCACCTCTACCGGATGAACTATTTGGATTTTGTGCAG AAACATATTGACACAAATGCCGACATTACAGTATCATGCATACCTATGGATGAGAC CCGCGCATCAGATTATGGTCTCATGAAAATTGACCAGTCGGGTCGTATCGTCCACTTTGCCGAGAAACCTAAAGGCATCGATCTAGAAGCAATG CAAGTTGATACCACTGTACTAGGGCTTTCTGAGCTAGATGCTATGACAAATCCTTATATCGCATCAATGGGTGTTTATGTATTTAGAACTGATGTCCTACTAAAGCTATTAAGATTTAGTTACCCTTCTTCCAATGATTTTGGCTCTGAGATTATTCCAGCAGCTGTGAGGGAGCACAATGTCCAG GCATATCTGTTCAATGACTACTGGGAGGATATTGGAACCGTAAAATCTTTTTTTGATGCCAACTTGGCCCTCACAGAACAG CCTCCAAAGTTTGAATTCAATGATCCAAAGACACCTTTCTACACCTCTCCCAGATTCTTGCCACCTACTAAAGTTGAAAAATGCAGG ATTATGGATGCAATAATATCACACGGTTGCTTCTTACGAGAATGTAGTGTTCAACACTCCATAGTTGGGGTGCGGTCACGTTTGGAGTACGGTGTTGAACTGAAG GATACTATGATGATGGGTGCAGACTACTACCAAACTGAAGAAGAGATTGCATCTCTGCTAGCTGATGGAAAGGTTCCAGTTGGTGTGGGAGAAAATACCAAAATCTG GAACTGTATAATCGACAAGAATGCGAAGATCGGAAGAAATGTGGTGATCACAAATGCTGAT GGAGTTGAAGAAGCAGAGAGGGCAGAGGAAGGGTTTTACATTAGGTCCGGAATCACTGTCGTACTGAAGAACGCAACCATTAATGATGGAACTATTATATAA
- the LOC112172460 gene encoding 50S ribosomal protein L31, chloroplastic: MALNLTNTFLQGHSCPRVLPPKKVSNVVGSGSFRPVVTCRKKEIHPEFYEDAKVYCKGELVMTTGGTQKEYVVDIWSGNHPFYLGNRSGLLVDDDQVEKFRKKYGGLTEIMDIPVLKGEIVLPSRKKGAGKGGKKK, encoded by the exons ATGGCGCTCAATCTAACCAACACCTTCCTCCAAGGACATTCCTGCCCACGGGTCCTCCCTCCCAAGAAG GTCTCCAATGTTGTCGGGTCGGGGAGTTTCCGGCCTGTGGTGACGTGCAGGAAGAAGGAGATACACCCGGAGTTCTACGAGGACGCCAAGGTGTACTGCAAAGGAGAGCTCGTCATGACCACCGGTGGGACCCAGAAGGAGTACGTGGTGGATATCTGGTCCGGTAACCACCCCTTCTACCTCGGCAACCGGTCGGGTCTGCTGGTCGACGATGACCAGGTCGAGaagttcaggaagaagtacggCGGGCTCACGGAGATTATGGATATTCCGGTGCTCAAAGGAGAGATTGTGCTGCCCTCTAGGAAAAAAGGGGCTGGGAAAGGAGGCAAGAAGAAGTAG
- the LOC112172461 gene encoding defensin-like protein 19 — MAKLLGHHLVYLILFLSVFLLFASTEMGMVEARICQRRSKTWTGLCVNTGNCHRQCRNWEGAQRGACHAQFPGFACFCYFNC, encoded by the exons ATGGCTAAGCTACTTGGTCACCACCTGGTTTATCTCATCCTCTTTCTGTCTGTCTTCCTCCTCTTTGCATCGACTG AGATGGGAATGGTGGAAGCAAGAATCTGTCAAAGGCGGAGTAAAACATGGACAGGGTTATGTGTGAACACTGGCAACTGCCATCGTCAGTGTAGGAACTGGGAAGGTGCTCAGCGTGGAGCTTGTCATGCTCAATTCCCAGGGTTCGCATGCTTCTGCTACTTTAATTGTTGA
- the LOC112171735 gene encoding uncharacterized protein LOC112171735 — MRTDSLEPGLKIQSIRDNRTTCSKGKPILPNSICAFPLWSNRRGIFYTWTNRRTEVRLDRAFANENWFDAWANFECRTITRVSSDHYPIMVTCRRTQQSYRAPFRFQSMWLKQKDFRPLVHDFWTSLSYYGCPMFVLSSKLRALKFMLKHWNKSIFGDVHSNMLNAKTALDRVQSEIDMLGPSIELFKQEDEANVAYQTALSMQETFLRSKSRVRWLAEGDRNTSFLHKLVKVQRIRNSMASLREGTQVLNTHDRIATHVVNHFNSLFTRDDDLIDTGLVERVIPALVTEEENLALALIPSTDEIRCAVMSLDGFSAPGPDGFSGDFFQACWETVATDVVAAVCSFFENKFILPNFNSSTIILIPKKEEAEVVSDYRPIALANFVFKVITKILADRLGQIASRIISPNQSGFVKGRNIVDPITLTSECVNLLDRESRWGNIAIKFDISKAFDTLDWGFLLRVLKAFGFSSVFIDWIHAILKSARLSVQVNGQACGFFECSRGVRQGDPLSPLLFCLAEEVLSRGLSRLVSKKKFSCITAPKKLSPPSHVLFADDIMVFMQSTSRGMKALMNFMSEYACNSGQVVNKQKSSIFLGKYAIRRRNFIKRTLGISESSFPFNYLGVPIFQGCPKPCYFQALADKVRCKLSSWKGLQLSQASRLQLINSVVQSLLTYSFQVYEWPTSLLKKVQAWTRNFFWSGDPLKRGSPLIAWKLCCMPTDIGGLGLKNLFTLNKSLLFKRCWDIVQASSTSANFLRTRFFNSSFQVKKCYQRSSVWLGLKKLWRSFYSGVQWVVGNGKSVLFWSDNWLGSPIAETLTINNEVVDFFHEKVSDYIVDQTWSLPSQMQVLFPDVATQVLQTHLPTFEADDTTVWAQASSGLLTVKEAYSYLSSFPPSLDWCKLIWHKAIQPRKSIITWKVMHGKLLSDFGLQRRGYSLCSRCEFCHNDTETIAHIFLNCRLVNEFWVWVLHLFRINIQAPTSINALLSATLTVRLTPAVRKLWIFAFCNAIWCLWTKRNKLRYDGGSFQLNIFKHFFLLSLKESASLYFSHFTTSAGALPVFNLLGLSPLRLKAPRFIQVYWHPPLGDWLKVNTDGSFKGPQAAGFGGVFRDSEGLFRGAFAHRVIVSSAIEAELSAVMEAIRVASERGWQKLWLETDSVLVVNYFKAPQLVPWKLRVAWANCVKCGQLMQFKVSHIYREGNALADKLADFGATNMGSIWYIKVPSFVTGLYGRDLTSGTNYRFR; from the coding sequence ATGAGGACTGATAGTCTTGAACCAGGACTGAAAATTCAATCTATTAGGGACAATCGGACAACGTGCAGCAAGGGAAAACCAATCTTGCCAAATTCAATATGTGCATTCCCATTATGGTCCAACCGTAGAGGGATTTTTTATACATGGACCAACCGTAGAACTGAAGTACGTTTGGATAGAGCCTTCGCCAACGAGAATTGGTTTGATGCATGGGCAAACTTTGAATGTCGCACCATTACTCGTGTTAGTTCTGATCACTACCCCATTATGGTCACCTGCAGAAGGACTCAACAGTCATATAGGGCTCCCTTCAGATTTCAGAGCATGTGGCTAAAGCAAAAAGATTTCAGGCCTCTTGTGCATGATTTTTGGACAAGTCTATCGTATTACGGATGTCCTATGTTTGTTCTTTCATCTAAACTACGAGCCCTCAAATTTATGTTGAAACATTGGAACAAATCAATATTTGGAGATGTCCACAGCAATATGTTAAATGCAAAAACAGCTCTTGACAGGGTTCAAAGTGAAATTGATATGTTGGGACCCTCTATTGAGCTCTTCAAGCAAGAGGATGAGGCCAATGTTGCTTATCAAACTGCGTTATCAATGCAAGAGACTTTTCTTAGAAGCAAATCAAGGGTTCGTTGGTTGGCTGAGGGAGATAGAAATACTTCTTTTTTGCATAAACTGGTGAAAGTACAGCGAATTCGTAACTCAATGGCATCTCTTAGAGAGGGTACACAGGTCCTTAATACTCATGACCGGATTGCCACGCATGTAGTAAATCATTTCAATTCTCTGTTTACTCGAGATGACGATCTTATTGACACTGGTCTGGTTGAGCGAGTTATACCTGCATTGGTGACAGAGGAGGAAAATTTAGCTCTTGCTTTGATTCCCTCTACAGACGAAATCCGATGTGCAGTTATGAGCTTGGATGGATTTAGTGCTCCAGGCCCCGATGGCTTTAGCGGTGATTTTTTCCAAGCCTGTTGGGAAACAGTGGCTACTGATGTCGTTGCAGCAGTTTGCAGCTTCTTTGAGAATAAGTTTATTCTTCCCAATTTTAATTCAAGCACGATTATTCTCATTCCAAAAAAGGAAGAGGCAGAGGTAGTTTCAGATTACAGACCAATAGCTCTAGCCAACTTTGTTTTCAAAGTGATTACTAAAATACTTGCAGACAGGCTTGGGCAGATAGCTTCAAGAATAATCTCTCCAAATCAAAGCGGCTTTGTTAAAGGCCGAAATATTGTTGATCCAATAACCCTCACTTCAGAGTGCGTTAATCTATTGGATAGAGAGAGTCGTTGGGGTAATATTGCTATTAAATTTGATATATCCAAGGCGTTTGATACTTTGGATTGGGGATTCTTGTTACGAGTTCTTAAAGCTTTTGGCTTCAGCTCAGTGTTTATTGACTGGATTCATGCAATACTCAAGTCTGCAAGGCTATCTGTACAGGTGAACGGGCAAGCTTGCGGTTTTTTTGAATGCTCGCGTGGTGTTCGACAAGGTGACCCTTTATCACCGTTATTATTCTGCCTAGCTGAAGAAGTGCTTAGTAGGGGTTTGAGCCGTCTTGTTTCAAAGAAGAAGTTCTCTTGCATTACAGCTCCCAAAAAGTTGTCACCTCCATCTCATGTTCTATTTGCTGATGACATAATGGTGTTTATGCAGAGTACATCTCGAGGTATGAAGGCTCTAATGAATTTTATGAGTGAATATGCTTGCAATTCAGGGCAGGTAGTGAATAAGCAAAAGTCCTCCATTTTTCTGGGGAAATATGCAATTCGAAGAAGAAATTTTATCAAACGTACTTTGGGCATCAGTGAAAGCTCTTTTCCTTTCAATTACTTGGGTGTGCCAATTTTTCAAGGATGCCCAAAACCATGCTATTTTCAGGCCCTAGCGGACAAGGTACGTTGCAAACTGTCTTCTTGGAAAGGTTTACAATTGTCTCAAGCTTCTAGACTTCAattaattaattctgttgtgcaAAGTCTTCTCACTTATAGTTTTCAAGTCTATGAATGGCCTACCTCTCTGCTAAAGAAGGTTCAAGCTTGGACTAGGAATTTTTTCTGGTCTGGAGACCCCTTGAAGAGGGGTAGTCCGTTGATTGCCTGGAAGCTTTGTTGTATGCCTACTGACATCGGAGGATTGGGGTTGAAGAACTTATTTACTCTTAATAAATCTCTTTTGTTCAAACGATGTTGGGACATCGTTCAAGCCTCTTCCACATCTGCAAATTTCCTCCGAACTAGATTTTTCAACTCTTCATTTCAAGTCAAAAAGTGTTATCAGCGATCTTCAGTGTGGCTTGGTTTGAAGAAGCTTTGGAGATCTTTTTATTCTGGTGTGCAGTGGGTTGTGGGTAATGGCAAGAGTGTTCTCTTCTGGTCTGATAATTGGCTTGGCTCCCCTATTGCAGAAACCCTGACTATAAATAATGAAGTGGTAGACTTTTTTCATGAAAAGGTGAGTGATTATATTGTTGACCAGACTTGGTCTTTACCCTCTCAAATGCAAGTTTTGTTTCCAGATGTTGCCACGCAGGTTCTGCAAACCCATCTGCCAACTTTTGAAGCAGATGATACTACTGTTTGGGCACAGGCTTCTTCCGGGTTGTTAACGGTCAAGGAGGCTTATTCAtatctctcttcttttcctcCTAGTTTGGATTGGTGTAAGCTGATTTGGCACAAGGCCATTCAACCTCGCAAGAGCATAATTACATGGAAGGTGATGCATGGGAAACTCCTTTCAGATTTTGGATTGCAACGTAGAGGGTATTCCCTATGTTCTAGGTGTGAATTTTGTCATAATGATACAGAGACCATTGCGCATATCTTCCTCAATTGCAGATTGGTCAATGAGTTTTGGGTATGGGTTTTACATTTGTTTCGGATCAATATTCAAGCTCCAACATCGATCAATGCATTATTATCTGCAACTTTAACTGTGAGGTTAACTCCAGCAGTTCGAAAGCTATGGATATTTGCCTTCTGCAATGCAATATGGTGTTTATGGACAAAAAGAAACAAGTTAAGGTATGATGGTGGTTCTTTTCAGCTAAACATTTTCAAGCATTTCTTTTTACTCTCTCTAAAAGAGTCTGCTTCCCTCTATTTCTCCCACTTTACAACCTCAGCAGGAGCGCTGCCAGTTTTTAATTTACTTGGTCTTTCACCTTTGAGGTTAAAAGCTCCAAGGTTTATCCAAGTTTACTGGCATCCTCCTTTAGGGGATTGGTTAAAAGTTAATACTGACGGTTCTTTCAAGGGACCTCAAGCAGCAGGCTTTGGTGGAGTATTTAGGGATTCAGAGGGCTTGTTCAGGGGTGCTTTTGCACATAGAGTTATTGTTTCCAGTGCAATTGAGGCAGAACTTTCGGCGGTTATGGAAGCTATAAGGGTGGCCTCAGAAAGGGGCTGGCAGAAACTTTGGCTGGAAACAGACTCTGTTCTAGTAGTCAACTACTTCAAGGCACCTCAGTTGGTTCCTTGGAAGCTAAGAGTGGCATGGGCTAATTGTGTGAAATGTGGGCAACTCATGCAATTTAAAGTAAGTCACATCTACAGGGAAGGAAATGCATTGGCTGACAAATTGGCTGACTTTGGAGCTACCAATATGGGTTCTATTTGGTACATTAAAGTCCCTTCTTTTGTTACAGGCCTCTATGGACGAGATTTGACATCAGGCACTAACTACCGTTTTAGGTAG